Proteins from a single region of Thiomicrorhabdus sp. Kp2:
- a CDS encoding EI24 domain-containing protein: MFDLLFKTLSDLKEPAILWRLFVPFVAAIILVSLMGYGIFGVFLVSDFVTQNPIVAEVGVWTEEAEQTIGAIPFIGGALIWILGMVVAVIAGILGVLLGSYLILLFAMIITGFMTDSLVKAVHDKHYPHTDYSGHGTILGMIWKLLVYGFLLLLLFIVTIPMLFIPLVNIVWFWLLGFMFFRYSIVLDVGQVILPEAMFNQVKPMTNWAPTNALAALFLLSTLPLIGLFVPVLAVIALSHHYFDHLSTMPVRDEA; this comes from the coding sequence ATGTTTGATTTACTGTTTAAGACACTCTCTGATTTAAAAGAACCCGCTATTTTATGGCGTTTGTTTGTTCCCTTTGTGGCCGCCATTATTTTGGTCTCTTTAATGGGCTATGGTATTTTTGGTGTTTTCTTGGTGAGTGATTTTGTAACACAAAACCCAATTGTTGCTGAAGTAGGAGTTTGGACAGAAGAAGCGGAGCAAACCATTGGTGCTATTCCTTTTATTGGCGGTGCACTCATTTGGATTTTAGGCATGGTGGTTGCGGTGATTGCAGGGATTTTGGGGGTTTTATTGGGGAGTTACCTCATACTGCTTTTTGCCATGATTATCACGGGCTTTATGACGGATAGCTTGGTAAAAGCGGTGCATGATAAACATTATCCGCATACCGATTATTCGGGGCATGGCACGATTTTGGGTATGATTTGGAAGTTATTGGTTTACGGTTTCTTGTTATTGTTACTCTTTATTGTCACGATCCCTATGCTCTTTATTCCGCTAGTGAATATTGTGTGGTTCTGGTTGCTTGGCTTTATGTTTTTTAGATATTCTATTGTGTTAGATGTAGGGCAGGTCATTTTGCCTGAAGCCATGTTTAATCAAGTAAAACCAATGACAAATTGGGCGCCAACGAATGCATTAGCCGCCCTGTTCTTATTGAGTACCTTACCCTTAATTGGTTTGTTTGTTCCAGTACTAGCGGTTATTGCTTTGTCACATCATTACTTTGACCATTTATCGACTATGCCAGTAAGGGATGAGGCCTAA
- a CDS encoding DEAD/DEAH box helicase has translation MTFEELDLDDVLLDAIEQQKYHKPTPVQEAAIPILMERHDLLAGAATGTGKTAAFVLPVLQFLLDEPQRSNQPRVLLLAPTRELAFQIHKVVKQLSTNCDFPTAIITGGFKMSQQIETLRKPCDIIVATPGRLAKIMEEDAVNLSDIEMLIIDEADRMLDMGQGPTVRALIEAIPGDFQAGLFSATLSGSGVAKFADEVLDNPEVVQIDAPNQQSVQVQQAVYLANDKAHKQAILTSLLSDPSCQSAIVFCNKKERAIEVTDYLQSQNLSAQVLHGDFIQAVRLEKMQKFQSGKIKILVATDVAARGLDMLNITHVINYDMPFRGDMYIHRIGRTGRAQQVGVAINIVERHDLPNLERVEYHLQQKLPEAKIAGLEPNFKMKDALKKATTKKKPKKSTKKSAKKTPAKKAKKKQ, from the coding sequence ATGACTTTTGAAGAACTGGATTTAGATGACGTCTTATTAGACGCTATTGAACAACAAAAATACCACAAGCCGACCCCCGTTCAAGAGGCCGCTATTCCCATTCTTATGGAACGTCATGATTTACTAGCAGGTGCTGCAACGGGTACGGGTAAAACCGCTGCATTTGTATTGCCTGTACTGCAGTTTTTGTTAGATGAACCACAACGTAGTAACCAACCTAGAGTTTTATTATTAGCACCAACCCGAGAACTGGCTTTTCAAATACATAAAGTCGTCAAACAACTGAGTACAAATTGCGACTTCCCAACCGCCATTATTACAGGCGGTTTTAAGATGAGTCAGCAAATAGAAACCCTAAGAAAACCTTGTGACATTATTGTGGCCACTCCAGGCCGTCTCGCCAAAATTATGGAAGAGGATGCCGTTAATTTATCAGACATTGAAATGCTGATTATTGATGAAGCCGACCGTATGTTAGACATGGGTCAAGGGCCAACGGTTAGAGCGTTAATAGAAGCCATTCCAGGAGATTTTCAGGCTGGATTATTCTCTGCCACTTTAAGCGGTTCAGGGGTCGCAAAGTTTGCAGACGAAGTCTTAGACAACCCAGAAGTGGTGCAAATTGATGCACCTAATCAACAATCAGTACAGGTGCAACAAGCGGTTTATTTAGCCAATGACAAAGCGCACAAACAAGCTATTCTTACCAGTCTACTCAGTGACCCGAGTTGCCAAAGTGCCATAGTATTCTGCAACAAAAAAGAACGCGCGATTGAAGTAACCGATTATCTACAGTCCCAAAACCTCTCGGCACAAGTTCTACATGGCGACTTTATTCAGGCCGTGCGTTTAGAAAAAATGCAAAAATTCCAGTCAGGTAAAATCAAAATATTAGTGGCTACTGACGTTGCTGCGCGTGGTTTAGACATGTTAAATATCACTCATGTCATTAACTACGACATGCCATTTAGAGGCGATATGTACATTCACCGCATTGGTCGTACTGGCCGTGCTCAACAAGTGGGTGTTGCCATTAATATTGTAGAGCGTCACGATTTACCCAATTTGGAACGTGTTGAATACCATCTACAACAGAAATTGCCAGAAGCAAAAATTGCTGGATTAGAGCCAAACTTTAAAATGAAAGATGCTCTAAAAAAAGCGACTACAAAAAAGAAGCCTAAGAAAAGTACCAAGAAGAGTGCTAAGAAAACGCCCGCTAAAAAAGCGAAAAAGAAACAGTAA
- the ppnN gene encoding nucleotide 5'-monophosphate nucleosidase PpnN translates to MNTDIEEIIIRPEGSLQILSYREAKQLCDVSDEGLNEILMRCALAVLNTGSEADNELALLEKYPDFSISVAVKGRGVQVIIKNAPRHAFVDNQLIVGLKEHLFAVIRDLIYSRNEVLFSQKLNLNSSHGITNAVFHIARNAQLMKPNELPNIVVCWGGHSIPNDEYQYSKHLGYELGLRNLDICTGCGPGVMKGPMKGAILGHGKQRYQNGRYIGMTEPGIIAAEAPNAFVNELCIMPDIEKRLEAFVRLGHGIIIFPGGPGTMEELLYLLSILLHPKNQDLALPVILTGDESTQDYFTEVMHFLDVTLGKPALDKLKLIIDHPRDVATYMKKQMEVVRQDRKASSDAYYYNWRLTLELEHQQPFEPNHKNMAALNLYKDQPIHLLASQLRKAFSGIVAGNVKADGIREIQNHGPFEIHGDKEIMQAMDSLLQTFVEQKRMKLDTSEYHPCYKIHK, encoded by the coding sequence ATGAATACCGATATTGAAGAAATCATTATTCGCCCAGAAGGCTCCTTACAAATTTTGTCTTACCGTGAAGCCAAACAGCTTTGCGATGTGTCTGATGAGGGTTTAAACGAAATTTTAATGCGTTGTGCTTTAGCGGTATTAAACACAGGCTCAGAGGCCGATAACGAATTGGCACTACTTGAAAAATACCCTGACTTCTCAATCAGTGTTGCGGTTAAAGGTCGAGGTGTTCAAGTAATCATCAAAAATGCCCCACGACATGCATTTGTAGACAACCAACTGATTGTGGGTCTAAAAGAACACCTGTTTGCGGTGATTCGCGACTTAATTTATTCACGAAATGAAGTGTTATTCAGCCAGAAACTTAACCTCAACAGCTCTCATGGCATTACTAATGCAGTATTTCATATCGCACGTAATGCGCAACTGATGAAACCGAATGAATTGCCAAATATTGTCGTCTGCTGGGGAGGCCACTCCATACCAAATGACGAATATCAGTACAGTAAACATTTAGGTTATGAACTGGGTTTGCGTAATCTCGATATTTGTACAGGTTGCGGCCCAGGTGTCATGAAAGGCCCAATGAAAGGCGCCATATTAGGTCACGGCAAACAGCGTTACCAAAATGGCCGCTATATTGGCATGACAGAGCCAGGCATCATCGCTGCCGAAGCCCCTAACGCCTTCGTAAACGAGCTTTGCATTATGCCCGATATTGAAAAACGCCTAGAGGCCTTTGTACGTTTAGGGCATGGCATTATTATCTTTCCAGGTGGTCCAGGCACGATGGAAGAGTTGCTTTATTTACTGAGCATATTATTACACCCAAAAAACCAAGATTTAGCTCTCCCTGTTATTCTTACAGGAGATGAATCAACCCAGGATTACTTTACTGAAGTTATGCATTTTTTAGACGTCACTTTAGGCAAACCAGCGCTTGATAAACTTAAACTGATTATTGACCACCCTCGTGATGTCGCCACTTATATGAAAAAACAGATGGAAGTGGTAAGACAAGACCGCAAAGCGAGTAGCGACGCCTACTACTACAACTGGCGCCTTACTTTAGAATTAGAACACCAACAACCTTTTGAACCAAATCATAAAAACATGGCCGCACTCAACCTATATAAAGACCAACCTATTCACCTATTAGCCAGCCAACTACGTAAAGCCTTTTCAGGTATTGTGGCGGGGAATGTAAAGGCGGATGGAATTAGGGAAATTCAGAACCACGGCCCTTTCGAGATTCATGGCGATAAAGAAATTATGCAAGCCATGGACAGCTTGCTACAAACCTTTGTAGAACAAAAACGTATGAAACTAGATACCAGTGAGTACCACCCTTGTTATAAAATACACAAATAA